GCACGCTGCCATCGGGGTTGATATCGACACTGACCATGGGTTGGCCTTCGACCCCTTCATTCAGGGCGCTTTGGGGATAGTCGGGACGCACGCAGGTTTGGCAGGTCACGGTGCGTGAGCCCTGGCCTTGGCCATTACCGCCGGAGGAATTGGTAGCGGCTTCGGGGCTAGTGCCGGGGCGAGTGGCGGTAGTTTCGGCAGCCCCCGCTGAGTCCGAGGAAGGTTCAGGGGAGTTGGGGCTACCGTCCGCGGCGGCGATCGCCCTCTCGCCCTCCTCCTCTCGCCGTTGCTGGAAAAAGTTGCGCAGACGTTCGAACTGGGAAGAGTCTTCTGCTGCAGTGGCTAGGTCGGCTTCTGTGGGCTCTGTGTCCGCGGCGGCCTCTTCAGGTTCACCGGTTTCGGACGATAGATCAGACTCGGGGGTTTCGTCGTCGTTGTCCGCCACTTCTAACTCTGAGTCCACTGCCGTTTCATTCAGGGGTTCAGACTCTGCCGGTTCAGAGATCTCAGGCTCTGCCACCGCGATCGCCTGAGGAGGTGCAACAACGGTGGCGTTGGAGGAAGAGGCTGCCGGAGGTGGGGCGGGGTCGTTGGACTCGGCGCTGAGTTCAGCGGGCTGGGTGGGGTCTGGCACCTCGGGCTCTGGGGTTTCGACCAGGGGTTCCGTGATGATTAGCTCAATGGGCGAAAGGCTGGCCTCGTCAACCTCTCGCCCATTGAGGTGGCTGAGGTTGAGGGCGATCCCATGTACTCCCACCGATCCTAAAAGCCCCCACAGCAATAGCTTTCGCAGTCTGGCCTGGTCGTGCTCGTGTTGTTCGAAGCAGAGGTTGGAAAGACTCATGGGCAATAATTTGAGTAACAGTAACGTATAACTCTCAATATAGTTGAGAAAGAGTTGAGTTAAGAGGCATTCACAACAAAGCTGAGAGATATAGAAGCATGAATGTAACTGAGATCTTCACTCAAGTCTCCTAAGCCAATTAGGTCCTTAAAAGTCAATAAAAACAGGGCACAAGAAAAGATTGCGCTGCCTTCGCACGCCCCCTTCCCTCACCATACTATCAGGATTATTCTCGTTAGGATCTTGACAATACTACCAGAATCAGGCTCAATGTATTTGATATTGATTTGCAA
The genomic region above belongs to Candidatus Obscuribacterales bacterium and contains:
- a CDS encoding TonB family protein, with the protein product MSLSNLCFEQHEHDQARLRKLLLWGLLGSVGVHGIALNLSHLNGREVDEASLSPIELIITEPLVETPEPEVPDPTQPAELSAESNDPAPPPAASSSNATVVAPPQAIAVAEPEISEPAESEPLNETAVDSELEVADNDDETPESDLSSETGEPEEAAADTEPTEADLATAAEDSSQFERLRNFFQQRREEEGERAIAAADGSPNSPEPSSDSAGAAETTATRPGTSPEAATNSSGGNGQGQGSRTVTCQTCVRPDYPQSALNEGVEGQPMVSVDINPDGSVRSVTLTRSSGNPAIDQAAIQAAQNSRFQPISGGASVPIEYDLTIDGSRRNRDALRRGERQSVEVPTTPAPDPEAPETPPAATSPSPDSSTPPTEPASTEVTPTSPSPATESGTPESAAPEPTPASSTDSDPEVSAPPSQDIPTAPEPPSAEEPSSIAPPSRTDSPEPPVAAPSPPGSPPVTSPPQVEPEPQPIPPAPPASNDGGGT